The genomic stretch CTTATATTCTTCAAAAAATACTGTCtatttgttttttgttttgttatTCCTTTTTGCCACATTGTTTTTCTTCCCTTGAACTATTTTTTTGTTGTCGACAAGTTGAGCTATTAAGTTAAAAGGCATCTTTGAGATTATATTTCTGCGTGTAGCCATTACTTGGTATTCAAATTGAGACTTGGATGATTTATCAATTAAATGACCTATTGCTTTGGTGGCCTTTAAAAGGGAAAGTGATTGGTATTCACTCTGTTGGTGAACTGGAAACAAAGTTGAACGCTGCAACAAAGACATCTCGGTTGGCAATCCTGTACTTTACTGCAACATGGTGTGGTCCTTGTCGCCACATTTCACCACTTTATACAAGCTTGGCTGAGAAGTATCGGAGAGTGGTTTTTTTAAAAGTTGATATAGATGAAGCAGTGGATGTTGCTGCACGCTGGAAGATTAGCAGCGTTCCAACATTTTTCTTTGTAAAAAATGGCAAAGAGGTCGACAGTGTGGTGGGGGCTGACAAAAATACACTTGAAAGGAAGATTGCTCAACATGCCGACCCTCTTTAAGTTCTTACCTTAGTACACTATGATGCTATATCGTTTCCATGCCGTCTCTTCTGTTTACATGCCCATAGCGTCTTACAAAATTGAGAGTTTCACATATGTTTGATATTTCTTTTCGATACTGGTTTAACAACTGTAATAATGGAAAAATATATATATTACGCATGAGATGGTTACTTATTTTGAGAGTTGTTGAATTATAATGTTTAGTTTTATTTGGTCTTTTTTTAGACGAGCTCCTTGTTCTTATGAAGTTTCATTCTCGTATTTGACTTAATAATGTGAAATTGGTTATAAAAAGagtgttttttttttattttaaattttattataatAGCTCGTTTCATCTGATTACGAGCACTAGGGTTTCAATCCAGCTTTCAGTAATAACCTAATGTTTTCTTTCTTGTAAGAGAAATTTCCATTAGCGTAAGAACTGCCATTTGCTTTTTATGGGCAGCAAACTCGTGACCTTCAACAGAATATTATGTGACAGCTTGAATATGATAGTAATAATACAAGAAACAATGTGATCACTATGACCTCAGTCTTTTAAGTAATAGGTTATCCAAATAAATTGGGGGTAGTAAGTGAttcattttctttcatttttgGAGTAGAATCTCAAAACCAAGTAGAAGAAGAACCTGTATAGAACACCCCAAGCTAGTAGGATTAAGATGTCATACCATAGGTTTTCCATTGTAATATCCATTGTGGACAAGACATCTTCTCCTAACAAGCAGTTAAGGGGAAGACTGGCATTGTGGTGTTTACTGGGCTTCACATCTCCTAAAGGTCCCGGGGATAAATCTGCTTTGTTTCCTGTATAGCAGCCTCGATCGTTCTTGAATTCATTTATCAGCAATCCCTCAAATGGGTATTTAATTGCAGAAATATAGTGGAGCCACTTCCAGTATCCAGGTATCTGAGTTCGCTTGAGGAAGAAACCACAGGTCAAAAAGAAGAGTGCTGTTGTGGCAATGACTACTGCATAACCCGTTATGTAACTAGGCACAAGTGCGCTGACAAGCATCACATACGCATTGGTAGTAATGAGGGAGGCAAAAAGTATCATCCAGAAATTGAATAGACTGCTTTTCAAGTGGAGCATTAATTTGGTTATGACAGCAAATGTGAGGCCTTGAACAGCAAAAAATGGGAGGTAAACAATAAGGGAAGACATTACGTATGAAGAAGCACGGTAAGCATTGTGGGATGTTTCCCTGATGAAGATGAACCTTTCCATGATAAAAGATGGGACTGCATCATTGGAAGAAAAGAAAACAAGGCACACTGCAAAGATGTAGAAATTAAGGAGCCTATTGATGTCTTTGAAAGTAGTATCGCCCAGGTTATTGAAAATGGTGGATAAGACAAGTGCCATAACAGTCAGCACAATCTCACGGGAGGCAAAGAGTTCTGGAGTTCGAATTACATTGAGTAGCGTTCGCCATGAGAGCACTGCAACCTCACGCATCCATGGGTTTGCATACTTGGCTCCAAGGTCCGGCTCATCAAGCACTTCCTCAATCTCAAACTCTTCATATGATGGTGCATATGATGTTGCAGAGTACTCCATAGACTGGCTAACATCCGTCTGCGCTTTTTGGTGATAATAGGGTTCCTGATAAGATACAGACTGTTGGTTAGAAACAAAACTTCTTGGTCCTGATAAGGGTGTTTTCCCCGGTGTCCATCCCGGAGTTCTTGCCGGAGTCCATGATGGTGGGCGACGCGGGGTTCCTACTACACCATTGTAAATCCAGACAGAGAAATCTTTGGCTGAGAAATCTTGGTAGAACTGAGAAGCTAAACGTGGATAAACACCACTGGTCGCTATGTTCCTTGGTGTTTTAACACTTCTCCTTTCAAGGGAGTTATCAAAATTCTCGTCATCATCATCGTCCTCATCATCAAGACCGAACTGTGAAGAATCAGGTTGTGGTGTGCCAGCAGTGAATCCTTGGCTGCGCAGGCTAATCATGTGTTTAGATGCTGGGGTGTTCCTTCTGTAATTCGGAGGTTTTGGAACAGGGGTCATGGCTGCTATGTCAGGCTTATGGCCATCATGTTGGTATTGGACAAGAGGGTCAAGTCCAACAGTTGCTTGATCATATTCAGTTATAACATCTAGAAGATACTCAATACTGTTTTCTCCATCAGGTACAGGTCTTCCAAATCCGGATAGGTGAGTCTGAAGTGCGTCTGGCCTTCCCATGTATATCAATCTTCCCCTATAAATACACAAGCTAATATGgtcaaatatatatattttttttcatttttaagtaaCCTCATGCATGTCATAAATAGATACAGAGTTACTCtttgttgatgttgatttttgTATCAAGCTGAGATCCATTCAACTTATAATTTTAACTGCAAGCTAAAAATCTCAGAGTGATTTTTTTTCTATGTTTCTAGCATATATTGGTTTCTAACTCTATCATGTCGTAACTGTATGCCATAAATATTTTTTTGTGTGTTCCCTTATGACGTAACTTTATAAGTCAAATAACATTATATCAGGCTTTAACAGCTTTAAGAATACAGGTTCTGAAATTTTCACCTTGCGAGGACAGTGATCTTGTCGAGGAGCATTTGAATTCTAAATGAAGGCTGATGTATGGTCATGAGGACAATGCTACCACCCTGAGCTATGTCTTTAATCTTTTCAACTACACTGTAAGCACTTGTAGAATCCAGACCCGAGGTAGGTTCATCTAAAAACAGAAGCGATGGCTTATGAATGATCTCTATGCCGATTGATACCCTTCTTCGTTCCCCTCCCGACACTCCTCTCCTTCCTTCGTCGCCAATATAGGT from Lathyrus oleraceus cultivar Zhongwan6 chromosome 7, CAAS_Psat_ZW6_1.0, whole genome shotgun sequence encodes the following:
- the LOC127108008 gene encoding ABC transporter G family member STR, translated to MARLERDGTNKSLESLMDSHKPGTATNGNQLSSQKSIPGYGLEFTNLSYSIIKKQKKDGVWINKETFLLHDISGQAVKGQIMAIMGPSGAGKSTFLDALAGRIARGSLKGSVRIDGKPVTTSYMKRVSSYVMQDDQLFPMLTVFETFMFAAEVRLPPSISRDEKKKRVHELLDKLGLQSATHTYIGDEGRRGVSGGERRRVSIGIEIIHKPSLLFLDEPTSGLDSTSAYSVVEKIKDIAQGGSIVLMTIHQPSFRIQMLLDKITVLARGRLIYMGRPDALQTHLSGFGRPVPDGENSIEYLLDVITEYDQATVGLDPLVQYQHDGHKPDIAAMTPVPKPPNYRRNTPASKHMISLRSQGFTAGTPQPDSSQFGLDDEDDDDDENFDNSLERRSVKTPRNIATSGVYPRLASQFYQDFSAKDFSVWIYNGVVGTPRRPPSWTPARTPGWTPGKTPLSGPRSFVSNQQSVSYQEPYYHQKAQTDVSQSMEYSATSYAPSYEEFEIEEVLDEPDLGAKYANPWMREVAVLSWRTLLNVIRTPELFASREIVLTVMALVLSTIFNNLGDTTFKDINRLLNFYIFAVCLVFFSSNDAVPSFIMERFIFIRETSHNAYRASSYVMSSLIVYLPFFAVQGLTFAVITKLMLHLKSSLFNFWMILFASLITTNAYVMLVSALVPSYITGYAVVIATTALFFLTCGFFLKRTQIPGYWKWLHYISAIKYPFEGLLINEFKNDRGCYTGNKADLSPGPLGDVKPSKHHNASLPLNCLLGEDVLSTMDITMENLWYDILILLAWGVLYRFFFYLVLRFYSKNERK